One Vigna unguiculata cultivar IT97K-499-35 chromosome 7, ASM411807v1, whole genome shotgun sequence genomic region harbors:
- the LOC114192775 gene encoding ATP-dependent DNA helicase Q-like SIM isoform X4 codes for MGRNAMDGNNTCWDKVIAEMIEMGFEYSSIVEAIKVVGPSIPSAVEHILNSTTEEASTTHTSNSHARNGNALKKRPLRTSLVRQSNIYDHFHSNDDVKEHKKELPQLGINPNPVVLLEPLEAQDLDAESDWEQKIRNLMKKHFGFSSLKSFQKEALSAWVAHKDCLVLAATGSGKSLCFQIPALLSGKVVVVISPLISLMHDQCLKLTRHGISACFLGSGQPDNTVEQKAMRGLYSIVYICPETVLRLIQPLQKLAESRGIALFAIDEVHCVSKWGHDFRPDYRRLSVLRENFSTSKLKSLKFDIPLMALTATATKRVREDILKSLHMSKETKVCLTSFFRPNLRFMVKHSRVSQASYAKDFHELIHVYGRKKNIDENEKVFISDDSDQFSNSSDASSISDTDSVSPDDMDDNQDDYAFRDINIMHSGNSDGFLTGKELSIEFLENDIDAFQSVDNLDVTRDDFCVLPHKELELSKNTDTPKKPEGRVKILNEPLEQGPTIIYVPTRKETLRIAKYLCKLGVKAAAYNAGLPKLHLRKVHKEFHENSLEVIVATIAFGMGIDKPNVRRIIHYGWPQSLEAYYQEAGRAGRDGKLSDCILYANLASKPSLLPSRRSEDQKKQAYIMLSDCFRYGMNTSCCRAKILVEYFGEDFSHQKCHLCDVCIDGPPKKQNLKEEACILLQTIGSHNWRRDSKDYSYDDDIHFEYNYRGQRERPNLRMLVGKIRQQFQKFSITDMLWWRGLARILEVKGYIREGDDKFPPYNCRGMFRQNSRNL; via the exons ATGGGAAGGAATGCGATGGATGGGAACAACACATGTTGGGACAAAGTGATTGCAGAAATGATTGAAATGGGTTTCGAGTATTCGAGCATAGTGGAAGCCATTAAAGTAGTAGGTCCATCTATTCCCAGCGCTGTGGAACACATTCTCAATTCTACTACTGAAGAAGCATCCACTACCCACACCTCCAATTCGCATGCCCGCAATGGGAATGCTCTCAAAAAACGACCTTTGCGCACGTCTTTGGTTCGACAATCCAATATATACGACCATTTCCATTCCAATGACGATGTCAAAGAACACAAAAAGGAACTCCCTCAATTGGGAATTAATCCCAATCCCGTTGTGCTTTTAGAGCCTTTGGAAGCGCAAGATTTGGATGCTGAATCTGATTGGGAGCAGAAGATTAGGAATCTGATGAAAAAGCATTTTGGTTTTTCATCCTTGAAGAGTTTTCAGAAGGAAGCCCTCTCTGCTTGGGTTGCTCATAAAGACTGTCTTGTCCTTGCTGCAACAGGATCCG GGAAATCTCTGTGCTTTCAGATTCCTGCATTGTTGTCTGGGAAAGTGGTGGTTGTGATTTCGCCCTTGATAAGCCTCATGCATGACCAGTGTTTAAAGCTAACTAGACATGGGATCAGTGCGTGCTTTCTTGGCTCCGGGCAACCAGATAATACCGTTGAACAGAAAGCGATGAGAGGATTGTATAGTATAGTGTATATTTGCCCAGAGACTGTTCTAAG ATTGATTCAACCACTGCAGAAGCTTGCAGAAAGTCGTGGTATTGCTTTATTTGCAATTGACGAGGTACACTGTGTTTCGAAATGGGGTCATGATTTTCGTCCAGATTACAG GCGACTGTCTGTGCTGAGAGAAAATTTTAGTACAAGCAAGCTAAAATCCCTAAAATTTGATATACCTCTGATGGCCTTAACAGCTACAGCTACAAAAAGAGTACGAGAAGACATTTTAAAATCATTGCACATGTCAAAAGAAACGAAAGTTTGTCTTACATCATTTTTTAGACCTAACTTACGATTCATG GTAAAACATAGTCGAGTATCACAGGCTTCTTATGCAAAAGATTTTCATGAATTGATTcatgtatatggtagaaagaaaaatattgatgaaaatgaaaaggttttcatctcagATGATTCAGATCAGTTTTCTAATAGCTCCGATGCTAGTAGTATCTCTGATACAGACAGTGTTTCACCTGATGACATGGACGACAACCAAGATGATTATGCTTTTagagatattaatataatgCACTCAGGAAACTCTGATGGCTTTTTAACTGGAAAAGAACTGTCAATTGAATTCCTGGAAAATGATATCGATGCCTTTCAAAGTGTGGATAACTTAGATG TTACCCGTGATGACTTCTGTGTGCTACCTCACAAGGAATTGGAATTATCCAAGAACACTGACACACCTAAGAAACCAGAAGGAAGAGTAAAAATTCTTAACGAGCCTTTGGAACAAGGACCAACAATTATATATGTACCTACCAGAAAAGAAACTCTAAGAATTGCGAAGTACCTATGCAAGCTTGGTGTGAAGGCAGCTGCTTATAATGCAGGG CTTCCCAAATTGCATCTAAGAAAGGTTCATAAAGAGTTTCACGAAAATAGTTTAGAG GTTATTGTTGCTACAATAGCTTTTGGAATGGGTATTGACAAACCAAATGTCAGAAGAATCATCCACTATGGTTGGCCACAG AGTTTAGAAGCATACTACCAAGAAGCTGGTCGGGCTGGTCGAGATGGGAAATTATCAGATTGCA TTCTGTATGCAAACCTAGCAAGCAAGCCATCACTTTTGCCTAGTCGAAGAAGTGAAGATCAGAAAAAACAAGCATATATTATGTTATCTGATTGTTTCAG ATATGGAATGAATACTTCCTGCTGTCGAGCAAAGATACTCGTCGAATACTTTGGAGAGGATTTCAGTCATCAGAAATGTCACTT ATGTGATGTGTGCATTGATGGTCCACCTAAAAAGCAGAATCTAAAAGAGGAAGCCTGTATTTTGCTGCAAACTATAGGTTCCCATAAT TGGCGTAGGGATTCCAAGGATTACTCATATGATGATGATATACATTTTGAGTACAATTACAGAGGACAAAGAGAGAGGCCAAATCTTAGGATGTTGGTTGGAAAAATAAGGCAGCAG TTTCAAAAGTTTTCAATCACTGACATGCTATGGTGGAGAGGTCTTGCTCGAATTTTGGAAGTTAAAGGATACATCAGAGAAGGAGATGACAAG TTTCCACCATACAATTGCAGAGGTATGTTCAGGCAAAATTCCCGGAATTTGTGA
- the LOC114192775 gene encoding ATP-dependent DNA helicase Q-like SIM isoform X3, which yields MGRNAMDGNNTCWDKVIAEMIEMGFEYSSIVEAIKVVGPSIPSAVEHILNSTTEEASTTHTSNSHARNGNALKKRPLRTSLVRQSNIYDHFHSNDDVKEHKKELPQLGINPNPVVLLEPLEAQDLDAESDWEQKIRNLMKKHFGFSSLKSFQKEALSAWVAHKDCLVLAATGSGKSLCFQIPALLSGKVVVVISPLISLMHDQCLKLTRHGISACFLGSGQPDNTVEQKAMRGLYSIVYICPETVLRLIQPLQKLAESRGIALFAIDEVHCVSKWGHDFRPDYRRLSVLRENFSTSKLKSLKFDIPLMALTATATKRVREDILKSLHMSKETKVCLTSFFRPNLRFMVKHSRVSQASYAKDFHELIHVYGRKKNIDENEKVFISDDSDQFSNSSDASSISDTDSVSPDDMDDNQDDYAFRDINIMHSGNSDGFLTGKELSIEFLENDIDAFQSVDNLDVTRDDFCVLPHKELELSKNTDTPKKPEGRVKILNEPLEQGPTIIYVPTRKETLRIAKYLCKLGVKAAAYNAGLPKLHLRKVHKEFHENSLEVIVATIAFGMGIDKPNVRRIIHYGWPQSLEAYYQEAGRAGRDGKLSDCILYANLASKPSLLPSRRSEDQKKQAYIMLSDCFRYGMNTSCCRAKILVEYFGEDFSHQKCHLCDVCIDGPPKKQNLKEEACILLQTIGSHNQWRRDSKDYSYDDDIHFEYNYRGQRERPNLRMLVGKIRQQFQKFSITDMLWWRGLARILEVKGYIREGDDKFPPYNCRGMFRQNSRNL from the exons ATGGGAAGGAATGCGATGGATGGGAACAACACATGTTGGGACAAAGTGATTGCAGAAATGATTGAAATGGGTTTCGAGTATTCGAGCATAGTGGAAGCCATTAAAGTAGTAGGTCCATCTATTCCCAGCGCTGTGGAACACATTCTCAATTCTACTACTGAAGAAGCATCCACTACCCACACCTCCAATTCGCATGCCCGCAATGGGAATGCTCTCAAAAAACGACCTTTGCGCACGTCTTTGGTTCGACAATCCAATATATACGACCATTTCCATTCCAATGACGATGTCAAAGAACACAAAAAGGAACTCCCTCAATTGGGAATTAATCCCAATCCCGTTGTGCTTTTAGAGCCTTTGGAAGCGCAAGATTTGGATGCTGAATCTGATTGGGAGCAGAAGATTAGGAATCTGATGAAAAAGCATTTTGGTTTTTCATCCTTGAAGAGTTTTCAGAAGGAAGCCCTCTCTGCTTGGGTTGCTCATAAAGACTGTCTTGTCCTTGCTGCAACAGGATCCG GGAAATCTCTGTGCTTTCAGATTCCTGCATTGTTGTCTGGGAAAGTGGTGGTTGTGATTTCGCCCTTGATAAGCCTCATGCATGACCAGTGTTTAAAGCTAACTAGACATGGGATCAGTGCGTGCTTTCTTGGCTCCGGGCAACCAGATAATACCGTTGAACAGAAAGCGATGAGAGGATTGTATAGTATAGTGTATATTTGCCCAGAGACTGTTCTAAG ATTGATTCAACCACTGCAGAAGCTTGCAGAAAGTCGTGGTATTGCTTTATTTGCAATTGACGAGGTACACTGTGTTTCGAAATGGGGTCATGATTTTCGTCCAGATTACAG GCGACTGTCTGTGCTGAGAGAAAATTTTAGTACAAGCAAGCTAAAATCCCTAAAATTTGATATACCTCTGATGGCCTTAACAGCTACAGCTACAAAAAGAGTACGAGAAGACATTTTAAAATCATTGCACATGTCAAAAGAAACGAAAGTTTGTCTTACATCATTTTTTAGACCTAACTTACGATTCATG GTAAAACATAGTCGAGTATCACAGGCTTCTTATGCAAAAGATTTTCATGAATTGATTcatgtatatggtagaaagaaaaatattgatgaaaatgaaaaggttttcatctcagATGATTCAGATCAGTTTTCTAATAGCTCCGATGCTAGTAGTATCTCTGATACAGACAGTGTTTCACCTGATGACATGGACGACAACCAAGATGATTATGCTTTTagagatattaatataatgCACTCAGGAAACTCTGATGGCTTTTTAACTGGAAAAGAACTGTCAATTGAATTCCTGGAAAATGATATCGATGCCTTTCAAAGTGTGGATAACTTAGATG TTACCCGTGATGACTTCTGTGTGCTACCTCACAAGGAATTGGAATTATCCAAGAACACTGACACACCTAAGAAACCAGAAGGAAGAGTAAAAATTCTTAACGAGCCTTTGGAACAAGGACCAACAATTATATATGTACCTACCAGAAAAGAAACTCTAAGAATTGCGAAGTACCTATGCAAGCTTGGTGTGAAGGCAGCTGCTTATAATGCAGGG CTTCCCAAATTGCATCTAAGAAAGGTTCATAAAGAGTTTCACGAAAATAGTTTAGAG GTTATTGTTGCTACAATAGCTTTTGGAATGGGTATTGACAAACCAAATGTCAGAAGAATCATCCACTATGGTTGGCCACAG AGTTTAGAAGCATACTACCAAGAAGCTGGTCGGGCTGGTCGAGATGGGAAATTATCAGATTGCA TTCTGTATGCAAACCTAGCAAGCAAGCCATCACTTTTGCCTAGTCGAAGAAGTGAAGATCAGAAAAAACAAGCATATATTATGTTATCTGATTGTTTCAG ATATGGAATGAATACTTCCTGCTGTCGAGCAAAGATACTCGTCGAATACTTTGGAGAGGATTTCAGTCATCAGAAATGTCACTT ATGTGATGTGTGCATTGATGGTCCACCTAAAAAGCAGAATCTAAAAGAGGAAGCCTGTATTTTGCTGCAAACTATAGGTTCCCATAAT CAGTGGCGTAGGGATTCCAAGGATTACTCATATGATGATGATATACATTTTGAGTACAATTACAGAGGACAAAGAGAGAGGCCAAATCTTAGGATGTTGGTTGGAAAAATAAGGCAGCAG TTTCAAAAGTTTTCAATCACTGACATGCTATGGTGGAGAGGTCTTGCTCGAATTTTGGAAGTTAAAGGATACATCAGAGAAGGAGATGACAAG TTTCCACCATACAATTGCAGAGGTATGTTCAGGCAAAATTCCCGGAATTTGTGA
- the LOC114192775 gene encoding ATP-dependent DNA helicase Q-like SIM isoform X2, with the protein MGRNAMDGNNTCWDKVIAEMIEMGFEYSSIVEAIKVVGPSIPSAVEHILNSTTEEASTTHTSNSHARNGNALKKRPLRTSLVRQSNIYDHFHSNDDVKEHKKELPQLGINPNPVVLLEPLEAQDLDAESDWEQKIRNLMKKHFGFSSLKSFQKEALSAWVAHKDCLVLAATGSGKSLCFQIPALLSGKVVVVISPLISLMHDQCLKLTRHGISACFLGSGQPDNTVEQKAMRGLYSIVYICPETVLRLIQPLQKLAESRGIALFAIDEVHCVSKWGHDFRPDYRRLSVLRENFSTSKLKSLKFDIPLMALTATATKRVREDILKSLHMSKETKVCLTSFFRPNLRFMVKHSRVSQASYAKDFHELIHVYGRKKNIDENEKVFISDDSDQFSNSSDASSISDTDSVSPDDMDDNQDDYAFRDINIMHSGNSDGFLTGKELSIEFLENDIDAFQSVDNLDVTRDDFCVLPHKELELSKNTDTPKKPEGRVKILNEPLEQGPTIIYVPTRKETLRIAKYLCKLGVKAAAYNAGLPKLHLRKVHKEFHENSLEVIVATIAFGMGIDKPNVRRIIHYGWPQSLEAYYQEAGRAGRDGKLSDCILYANLASKPSLLPSRRSEDQKKQAYIMLSDCFRYGMNTSCCRAKILVEYFGEDFSHQKCHLCDVCIDGPPKKQNLKEEACILLQTIGSHNWRRDSKDYSYDDDIHFEYNYRGQRERPNLRMLVGKIRQQFQKFSITDMLWWRGLARILEVKGYIREGDDKRYVQAKFPEFVRSMNEEAFWVYPEADMLLARKLTEKPFSSFSEWGKGWADPEIRRQRLQRMGVNRKSVKRKRKGKVQHDLRTSRGRLTAKLSKHK; encoded by the exons ATGGGAAGGAATGCGATGGATGGGAACAACACATGTTGGGACAAAGTGATTGCAGAAATGATTGAAATGGGTTTCGAGTATTCGAGCATAGTGGAAGCCATTAAAGTAGTAGGTCCATCTATTCCCAGCGCTGTGGAACACATTCTCAATTCTACTACTGAAGAAGCATCCACTACCCACACCTCCAATTCGCATGCCCGCAATGGGAATGCTCTCAAAAAACGACCTTTGCGCACGTCTTTGGTTCGACAATCCAATATATACGACCATTTCCATTCCAATGACGATGTCAAAGAACACAAAAAGGAACTCCCTCAATTGGGAATTAATCCCAATCCCGTTGTGCTTTTAGAGCCTTTGGAAGCGCAAGATTTGGATGCTGAATCTGATTGGGAGCAGAAGATTAGGAATCTGATGAAAAAGCATTTTGGTTTTTCATCCTTGAAGAGTTTTCAGAAGGAAGCCCTCTCTGCTTGGGTTGCTCATAAAGACTGTCTTGTCCTTGCTGCAACAGGATCCG GGAAATCTCTGTGCTTTCAGATTCCTGCATTGTTGTCTGGGAAAGTGGTGGTTGTGATTTCGCCCTTGATAAGCCTCATGCATGACCAGTGTTTAAAGCTAACTAGACATGGGATCAGTGCGTGCTTTCTTGGCTCCGGGCAACCAGATAATACCGTTGAACAGAAAGCGATGAGAGGATTGTATAGTATAGTGTATATTTGCCCAGAGACTGTTCTAAG ATTGATTCAACCACTGCAGAAGCTTGCAGAAAGTCGTGGTATTGCTTTATTTGCAATTGACGAGGTACACTGTGTTTCGAAATGGGGTCATGATTTTCGTCCAGATTACAG GCGACTGTCTGTGCTGAGAGAAAATTTTAGTACAAGCAAGCTAAAATCCCTAAAATTTGATATACCTCTGATGGCCTTAACAGCTACAGCTACAAAAAGAGTACGAGAAGACATTTTAAAATCATTGCACATGTCAAAAGAAACGAAAGTTTGTCTTACATCATTTTTTAGACCTAACTTACGATTCATG GTAAAACATAGTCGAGTATCACAGGCTTCTTATGCAAAAGATTTTCATGAATTGATTcatgtatatggtagaaagaaaaatattgatgaaaatgaaaaggttttcatctcagATGATTCAGATCAGTTTTCTAATAGCTCCGATGCTAGTAGTATCTCTGATACAGACAGTGTTTCACCTGATGACATGGACGACAACCAAGATGATTATGCTTTTagagatattaatataatgCACTCAGGAAACTCTGATGGCTTTTTAACTGGAAAAGAACTGTCAATTGAATTCCTGGAAAATGATATCGATGCCTTTCAAAGTGTGGATAACTTAGATG TTACCCGTGATGACTTCTGTGTGCTACCTCACAAGGAATTGGAATTATCCAAGAACACTGACACACCTAAGAAACCAGAAGGAAGAGTAAAAATTCTTAACGAGCCTTTGGAACAAGGACCAACAATTATATATGTACCTACCAGAAAAGAAACTCTAAGAATTGCGAAGTACCTATGCAAGCTTGGTGTGAAGGCAGCTGCTTATAATGCAGGG CTTCCCAAATTGCATCTAAGAAAGGTTCATAAAGAGTTTCACGAAAATAGTTTAGAG GTTATTGTTGCTACAATAGCTTTTGGAATGGGTATTGACAAACCAAATGTCAGAAGAATCATCCACTATGGTTGGCCACAG AGTTTAGAAGCATACTACCAAGAAGCTGGTCGGGCTGGTCGAGATGGGAAATTATCAGATTGCA TTCTGTATGCAAACCTAGCAAGCAAGCCATCACTTTTGCCTAGTCGAAGAAGTGAAGATCAGAAAAAACAAGCATATATTATGTTATCTGATTGTTTCAG ATATGGAATGAATACTTCCTGCTGTCGAGCAAAGATACTCGTCGAATACTTTGGAGAGGATTTCAGTCATCAGAAATGTCACTT ATGTGATGTGTGCATTGATGGTCCACCTAAAAAGCAGAATCTAAAAGAGGAAGCCTGTATTTTGCTGCAAACTATAGGTTCCCATAAT TGGCGTAGGGATTCCAAGGATTACTCATATGATGATGATATACATTTTGAGTACAATTACAGAGGACAAAGAGAGAGGCCAAATCTTAGGATGTTGGTTGGAAAAATAAGGCAGCAG TTTCAAAAGTTTTCAATCACTGACATGCTATGGTGGAGAGGTCTTGCTCGAATTTTGGAAGTTAAAGGATACATCAGAGAAGGAGATGACAAG AGGTATGTTCAGGCAAAATTCCCGGAATTTGTGAGGTCCATGAATGAGGAAGCTTTCTGGGTTTACCCTGAAGCAGATATGTTGCTTGCAAGAAAATTAACTGAGAAACCATTTTCCTCATTCTCAGAATGGGGAAAGGGTTGGGCTGATCCTGAGATCCGTCGCCAGCGCCTACAAAGAATGGGAGTGAATAGAAAGTCAGTGAAAAGGAAACGAAAGGGAAAAGTGCAACATGATTTGAGGACTTCTCGTGGCAGACTAACAGCAAAACTCTCAAAACATAAGTGA
- the LOC114192775 gene encoding ATP-dependent DNA helicase Q-like SIM isoform X1, with translation MGRNAMDGNNTCWDKVIAEMIEMGFEYSSIVEAIKVVGPSIPSAVEHILNSTTEEASTTHTSNSHARNGNALKKRPLRTSLVRQSNIYDHFHSNDDVKEHKKELPQLGINPNPVVLLEPLEAQDLDAESDWEQKIRNLMKKHFGFSSLKSFQKEALSAWVAHKDCLVLAATGSGKSLCFQIPALLSGKVVVVISPLISLMHDQCLKLTRHGISACFLGSGQPDNTVEQKAMRGLYSIVYICPETVLRLIQPLQKLAESRGIALFAIDEVHCVSKWGHDFRPDYRRLSVLRENFSTSKLKSLKFDIPLMALTATATKRVREDILKSLHMSKETKVCLTSFFRPNLRFMVKHSRVSQASYAKDFHELIHVYGRKKNIDENEKVFISDDSDQFSNSSDASSISDTDSVSPDDMDDNQDDYAFRDINIMHSGNSDGFLTGKELSIEFLENDIDAFQSVDNLDVTRDDFCVLPHKELELSKNTDTPKKPEGRVKILNEPLEQGPTIIYVPTRKETLRIAKYLCKLGVKAAAYNAGLPKLHLRKVHKEFHENSLEVIVATIAFGMGIDKPNVRRIIHYGWPQSLEAYYQEAGRAGRDGKLSDCILYANLASKPSLLPSRRSEDQKKQAYIMLSDCFRYGMNTSCCRAKILVEYFGEDFSHQKCHLCDVCIDGPPKKQNLKEEACILLQTIGSHNQWRRDSKDYSYDDDIHFEYNYRGQRERPNLRMLVGKIRQQFQKFSITDMLWWRGLARILEVKGYIREGDDKRYVQAKFPEFVRSMNEEAFWVYPEADMLLARKLTEKPFSSFSEWGKGWADPEIRRQRLQRMGVNRKSVKRKRKGKVQHDLRTSRGRLTAKLSKHK, from the exons ATGGGAAGGAATGCGATGGATGGGAACAACACATGTTGGGACAAAGTGATTGCAGAAATGATTGAAATGGGTTTCGAGTATTCGAGCATAGTGGAAGCCATTAAAGTAGTAGGTCCATCTATTCCCAGCGCTGTGGAACACATTCTCAATTCTACTACTGAAGAAGCATCCACTACCCACACCTCCAATTCGCATGCCCGCAATGGGAATGCTCTCAAAAAACGACCTTTGCGCACGTCTTTGGTTCGACAATCCAATATATACGACCATTTCCATTCCAATGACGATGTCAAAGAACACAAAAAGGAACTCCCTCAATTGGGAATTAATCCCAATCCCGTTGTGCTTTTAGAGCCTTTGGAAGCGCAAGATTTGGATGCTGAATCTGATTGGGAGCAGAAGATTAGGAATCTGATGAAAAAGCATTTTGGTTTTTCATCCTTGAAGAGTTTTCAGAAGGAAGCCCTCTCTGCTTGGGTTGCTCATAAAGACTGTCTTGTCCTTGCTGCAACAGGATCCG GGAAATCTCTGTGCTTTCAGATTCCTGCATTGTTGTCTGGGAAAGTGGTGGTTGTGATTTCGCCCTTGATAAGCCTCATGCATGACCAGTGTTTAAAGCTAACTAGACATGGGATCAGTGCGTGCTTTCTTGGCTCCGGGCAACCAGATAATACCGTTGAACAGAAAGCGATGAGAGGATTGTATAGTATAGTGTATATTTGCCCAGAGACTGTTCTAAG ATTGATTCAACCACTGCAGAAGCTTGCAGAAAGTCGTGGTATTGCTTTATTTGCAATTGACGAGGTACACTGTGTTTCGAAATGGGGTCATGATTTTCGTCCAGATTACAG GCGACTGTCTGTGCTGAGAGAAAATTTTAGTACAAGCAAGCTAAAATCCCTAAAATTTGATATACCTCTGATGGCCTTAACAGCTACAGCTACAAAAAGAGTACGAGAAGACATTTTAAAATCATTGCACATGTCAAAAGAAACGAAAGTTTGTCTTACATCATTTTTTAGACCTAACTTACGATTCATG GTAAAACATAGTCGAGTATCACAGGCTTCTTATGCAAAAGATTTTCATGAATTGATTcatgtatatggtagaaagaaaaatattgatgaaaatgaaaaggttttcatctcagATGATTCAGATCAGTTTTCTAATAGCTCCGATGCTAGTAGTATCTCTGATACAGACAGTGTTTCACCTGATGACATGGACGACAACCAAGATGATTATGCTTTTagagatattaatataatgCACTCAGGAAACTCTGATGGCTTTTTAACTGGAAAAGAACTGTCAATTGAATTCCTGGAAAATGATATCGATGCCTTTCAAAGTGTGGATAACTTAGATG TTACCCGTGATGACTTCTGTGTGCTACCTCACAAGGAATTGGAATTATCCAAGAACACTGACACACCTAAGAAACCAGAAGGAAGAGTAAAAATTCTTAACGAGCCTTTGGAACAAGGACCAACAATTATATATGTACCTACCAGAAAAGAAACTCTAAGAATTGCGAAGTACCTATGCAAGCTTGGTGTGAAGGCAGCTGCTTATAATGCAGGG CTTCCCAAATTGCATCTAAGAAAGGTTCATAAAGAGTTTCACGAAAATAGTTTAGAG GTTATTGTTGCTACAATAGCTTTTGGAATGGGTATTGACAAACCAAATGTCAGAAGAATCATCCACTATGGTTGGCCACAG AGTTTAGAAGCATACTACCAAGAAGCTGGTCGGGCTGGTCGAGATGGGAAATTATCAGATTGCA TTCTGTATGCAAACCTAGCAAGCAAGCCATCACTTTTGCCTAGTCGAAGAAGTGAAGATCAGAAAAAACAAGCATATATTATGTTATCTGATTGTTTCAG ATATGGAATGAATACTTCCTGCTGTCGAGCAAAGATACTCGTCGAATACTTTGGAGAGGATTTCAGTCATCAGAAATGTCACTT ATGTGATGTGTGCATTGATGGTCCACCTAAAAAGCAGAATCTAAAAGAGGAAGCCTGTATTTTGCTGCAAACTATAGGTTCCCATAAT CAGTGGCGTAGGGATTCCAAGGATTACTCATATGATGATGATATACATTTTGAGTACAATTACAGAGGACAAAGAGAGAGGCCAAATCTTAGGATGTTGGTTGGAAAAATAAGGCAGCAG TTTCAAAAGTTTTCAATCACTGACATGCTATGGTGGAGAGGTCTTGCTCGAATTTTGGAAGTTAAAGGATACATCAGAGAAGGAGATGACAAG AGGTATGTTCAGGCAAAATTCCCGGAATTTGTGAGGTCCATGAATGAGGAAGCTTTCTGGGTTTACCCTGAAGCAGATATGTTGCTTGCAAGAAAATTAACTGAGAAACCATTTTCCTCATTCTCAGAATGGGGAAAGGGTTGGGCTGATCCTGAGATCCGTCGCCAGCGCCTACAAAGAATGGGAGTGAATAGAAAGTCAGTGAAAAGGAAACGAAAGGGAAAAGTGCAACATGATTTGAGGACTTCTCGTGGCAGACTAACAGCAAAACTCTCAAAACATAAGTGA